From a single Strix uralensis isolate ZFMK-TIS-50842 chromosome 25, bStrUra1, whole genome shotgun sequence genomic region:
- the CNKSR1 gene encoding connector enhancer of kinase suppressor of ras 1, translating to MRHRLARDSLGCVVVVPRPAGSYWAVSGRSRRFRPGRHGARGHLGPHASGRLATRAGLWAGLDAAVQGYPFEAWGLAGPDLLGLSAAALEALGVWRLGHQELLLEAVEQLRTLDTGLASTSLRTLTERLRDLAQGTQSLVLGGPPAGAAPQPPPLAVLTRVVDLLGAAKGLFSWLNRYLFSTLNDFSASRDIILLCAQLAETLQADCPAAERDAQILRICQHIVGICESIVGCSPPALLDRRAVLQRVGLALPPGPWGSPPTSPDTPTLPLSPWGSLPTSPGTPTLPSDPLGSPLPLLTAPLGFEITSTSSCLHFVSATASEVLAAYGGRILPGDEIVQVNEQVVVGWTRSNLVKKLLEKASRVTLVLKKIPLDLAGSPPSPRQQLPGAFLDAADAPDARSGECRGSPVSLTSSAAADLDSGSDSAPDSATEEEEGEPEQDSRLPEAAVGELPGHGAAEEEASWEGGTPLSTLCSPGTLAAAGPCTAELSPTAAPTTGAGGAEPGELLGEGSPQTGRRPKGVATRLSRRRVSCRDLGRVDCDGWLLKKKDHVGFMAQKWKRCWFVLKGHTLYWYHHPNDEKAAGLINVATYDLESTREQKKKYVFQLSHQKYKPFVFAAETLADLSMWVSHLITAKTKYTLAHQSVPDREEDCYSETEAEDPDDESPRHGCDSPKKKLQNAPEKAQLFPAGSEPSSAASSPQGSPRPCSPMDPTGEDLECLMRCLKQGGVSLIGRQRFLTQEQCRKSFIRRNKNPRINEKVHAVRALQSTLKAKLVELQALEQLLSDAALTSEKFRRWKEEHQELYQDLREWGGWQQGQDGDGGLGDEHGPPEEAAEP from the exons ATGCGTCACCGGCTGGCCCGTGACTCACTGGGGTGCGTCGTGGTGGTGCCTCGCCCCGCGGGGTCCTACTGGGCC GTGAGCGGCCGCTCCCGCCGGTTCCGGCCTGGCCGCCATGGAGCCCGTGGGCACCTGGGGCCCCACGCAAGCGGCCGCCTGGCTACGAG ggcagggctgtgggcagggctggaCGCGGCGGTGCAGGGGTACCCCTTCGAGGCCTGGGGGCTGGCGGGGCCCGACCTGCTGGGGCTGTCGGCGGCGGCCCTGGAGGCGCTGGGCGTGTGGCGACTGGggcaccaggagctgctgctggaggccgTGGAGCAGCTCCGCACCCTG GACACGGGGCTGGCGAGCACCAGCCTGCGGACGCTGACGGAGAGGCTGCGGGACCTGGCACAGGGCACCCAgagcctggtgctgggggggccgccggcgggggctgccccccagccgccccccctCGCCGTCCTGACCCGCGTCGTCGACCTGCTCGGTGCCGCCAAGGGGCTCTTCTCCTGGCTCAACAG gtaCCTCTTCTCCACCCTCAACGATTTTTCGGCCAGCCGGGACATCATCCTGCTCTGTGCCCAGCTGGCAGAGACGCTGCAGGCG GACTGTCCCGCGGCCGAGAGGGACGCCCAGATCCTGCGGATT TGCCAGCACATTGTGGGCATCTGCGAGAGCATCgtgggctgcagccccccagcgcTGCTGGACcgcagggctgtgctgcagcgCGTGGGGCTGGCGCTGCCCCCCGgcccgtggggcagccccccAACATCCCCTGACACCCCAACGCTGCCCCTCAGCCCATGGGGGAGCCTCCCGACCTCCCCTGGCACCCCGACGCTGCCCTCTGACCCTCTGGGGAGCCCCTTGCCACTCCTCACTGCCCCACTG GGCTTTGAGAtcacctccaccagctcctgcctgcacttTGTGTCTGCGACTGCCTCGGAG gtCCTGGCAGCCTacgggggccgcatcctgcctgGAGACGAGATCGTGCAGGTCAACGAGCAGGTCGTG GTGGGTTGGACACGCAGCAACCTGGTGAAGAAGCTGCTGGAGAAGGCGAGCAGGGTGACACTGGTGCTGAAGAAGATCCCCCTTGACCTGGCCGGCTCACCCCCCTCTCCCAGGCAGCAG CTCCCAGGAGCCTTTTTGGATGCTGCAGATGCCCCCGACGCACGGAGCGGCGAGTGCCGTGGCAGCCCCGTGTCCCTGACCTCCAG cgctgctgctgaTTTGGACTCGGGGTCAGACTCGGCACCAGACTCTGCCaccgaggaagaggagggagagccCGAGCAGGACTCGAGGCTGCCCGAGGCGGCTGTGGGGGAGCTGCCAGGCCACG gtgctgcagaggaggaggcatCGTGGGAGGGGGGCACCCCACTGAGCACCCTGTGCTCCCCGGGCACCCTTGCTGCTGCCGGACCCTGCACCGCAGAGCTCAGCCCCACGGCAGCCCCCACCacgggggctgggggtgcagagcCTGGAGAGCTCCTTGGGGAG GGCAGCCCCCAGACAGGACGCAGACCAAAAG GAGTGGCGACCAGGCTGAGCCGCCGGCGGGTCTCGTGCCGGGACCTGGGCCGGGTGGACTGCGATGGCTGGCTCCTGAAGAAGAAGGACCACGTGGGCTTCATGGCCCAGAAGTGGAAGCGCTGCTGGTTTGTGCTGAAGGGCCACACGCTCTACTGGTACCACCACCCCAAC GATGAGAAGGCTGCGGGACTCATCAATGTGGCCACCTACGACCTGGAGAGCACGAGGGAGCAGAAGAAGAAATA CGTGTTCCAGCTCTCCCACCAGAAGTACAAGCCCTTCGTCTTCGCCGCAGAAACGCTGGCTGATTTGAGCAT GTGGGTCAGTCACCTAATAACAGCCAAAACGAAGTACACGCTGGCCCACCAGTCAGTCCCGGACAGGGAGGAAG ACTGCTACAGCGAGACAGAAGCTGAGGACCCTGATGATGAGTCCCCCAGGCACGGATGTGACTCG CCAAAGAAGAAGCTGCAAAACGCCCCGGAGAAAGCCCAGCTCTTCCCGGCCGGCAGCGAGCCCAGCAGTgcagccagcagcccccagggcagcccccgaCCCTGCTCACCCATGg ACCCCACCGGGGAGGATCTCGAGTGCCTGATGCGGTGCCTGAAGCAGGGGGGGGTGTCCCTCATTGGGCGGCAGCGGTTCCTGACGCAGGAGCAGTGCCGCAAGTCCTTCATCCGGCGCAACAAGAACCCCCGCATCAATGAGAAGGTGCACGCGGTGCGAGCCCTGCAGAGCACGCTCAAG GCGAAGCTGGTGGAgctgcaggctctggagcagCTGCTCAGCGACGCTGCGCTCACCTCGGAGAAGTTCAGGCGCTGGAAGGAAGAGCACCAGGAGCTGTACCAGGACCTGCGGGAGTGGGGGGGATGGCAGCAAGGCCAGGACGGTGACGGGGGGCTCGGGGATGAGCACGGCCCCCCTGAAGAGGCGGCCGAGCCCTGA
- the ZNF593 gene encoding zinc finger protein 593, with the protein MSPRNGRRTGAHRSHSLARQMKTKRRRRDLDEIHGDLQPEKAARLLRQEPDPDLPGCAQFYCLHCARYFVDLTSMKEHFRSKVHKKRLKQLREAPYTQEEAERAAGMGSYIPPKKVEVQTQPLEEVTEMEASS; encoded by the exons ATGTCGCCGCGCAATGGCCGCCGCACCGGCGCTCACCGCTCGCACTCGCTGGCCCGGCAGATGAAGACGAAGCGGCGCCGCCGTGACCTGGACGAGATCCACGGGGACCTGCAACCCGAGAAGGCCGCTCGGCTGCTGCGGCAGGAGCCCGACCCCGACCTGCCGGGCTGTGCCCAGTTCTACTGCCTGCACTGCGC GCGCTACTTCGTGGACCTGACCAGCATGAAGGAGCATTTCAGATCCAAAGTGCACAAGAAGAG GCTGAAGCAGCTGCGGGAGGCACCGTACACGCAGGAGGAGGCTGAGCGTGCCGCCGGGATGGGCTCCTACATCCCCCCGAAGAAGGTGGAAGTGCAGACCCAGCCGCTCGAGGAAGTCACCGAGATGGAGGCGTCCAGCTGA